The following proteins are co-located in the Camelina sativa cultivar DH55 chromosome 12, Cs, whole genome shotgun sequence genome:
- the LOC104729611 gene encoding DNA-directed RNA polymerase II subunit 1 isoform X2: MDTRFPFSPAEVSKVRVVQFGILSPDEIRQMSVIHVEHSETTEKGKPKVGGLSDIRLGTIDRKVKCDTCMANMAECPGHFGHLELAKPMYHVGFMKTVLSIMRCVCFNCSKILADEEEHKFKQAMKIKNPKNRLKKILDACKNKTKCDGGDEMDDVHNKDTDEPVKKSRGGCGAQQPKLTIEGMKMIAEYKIPRKKTDEPDQLPEPAERKQTLGADRVLSVLKRISDADCQLLGFNPKFARPDWMILEVLPIPPPPVRPSVMMDATSRSEDDLTHQLAMIIRHNENLKRQEKNGAPAHIISEFTQLLQFHIATYFDNELPGQPRATQKSGRPIKSICSRLKAKEGRIRGNLMGKRVDFSARTVITPDPTINIDELGVPWSIALNLTYPETVTPYNIERLKELVDYGPHPPPGKTGAKYIIRDDGQRLDLRYLKKSSDHHLELGYKVERHLQDGDFVLFNRQPSLHKMSIMGHRIRIMPYSTFRLNLSVTSPYNADFDGDEMNMHVPQSFETRAEVLELMMVPKCIVSPQANRPVMGIVQDTLLGCRKITKRDTFIEKDVFMNTLMWWEDFDGKVPAPAILKPRPLWTGKQVFNLIIPKQINLLRYSAWHSDSETGFITPGDTQVRIERGELLAGTLCKKALGTSNGSLVHVIWEEVGPDAARKFLGHTQWLVNYWLLQNGFTIGIGDTIADSSTMEKINETISNAKTAVKDLIRQFQEKKLDPEPGRTMTETFENRVNQVLNKARDDAGSSAQKSLAETNNLKAMVTAGSKGSFINISQMTACVGQQNVEGKRIPFGFDGRTLPHFTKDDYGPESRGFVENSYLRGLTPQEFFFHAMGGREGLIDTAVKTSETGYIQRRLVKAMEDIMVKYDGTVRNSLGDVIQFLYGEDGMDAVWIESQKLDSLKMKKSEFDRTFKYEIDDENWNPTYLSDEHLEDLKGIRELRDVFDAEYQKLETDRFQLGTEIATNGDSTWPLPVNIKRHIWNAQKTFKIDLRKISDMHPVEIVDAVDKLQERLLVVPGDDALSVEAQKNATLFFNILLRSTLASKRVLEEYKLSREAFEWVIGEIESRFLQSLVAPGEMIGCVAAQSIGEPATQMTLNTFHYAGVSAKNVTLGVPRLREIINVAKRIKTPSLSVYLTPEASKSKEGAKTVQCALEYTTLRSVTQATEVWYDPDPMSTIIEEDFEFVRSYYEMPDEDVSPDKISPWLLRIELNREMMVDKKLSMADIAEKINLEFDDDLTCIFNDDNAQKLILRIRIMNDEGPKGELQDESAEDDVFLKKIESNMLTEMALRGIPDINKVFIKQVRKSRFDVEGGFKTSEEWMLDTEGVNLLAVMCHEDVDPKRTTSNHLIEIIEVLGIEAVRRALLDELRVVISFDGSYVNYRHLAILCDTMTYRGHLMAITRHGINRNDTGPLMRCSFEETVDILLDAAAYAETDCLRGVTENIMLGQLAPIGTGDCELYLNDEMLKNAIELQLPSYMDGLEFGMTPARSPISGTPYHEGMMSPNYLLSPNMRLSPMSDAQFSPYVGGMAFSPSSSPGYSPSSPGYSPTSPGYSPTSPGYSPTSPGYSPTSPTYSPSSPGYSPTSPAYSPTSPSYSPTSPSYSPTSPSYSPTSPSYSPTSPSYSPTSPSYSPTSPAYSPTSPAYSPTSPAYSPTSPSYSPTSPSYSPTSPSYSPTSPSYSPTSPSYSPTSPAYSPTSPGYSPTSPSYSPTSPSYGPTSPSYNPQSAKYSPSLAYSPSNARLSPSSPYSPTSPSYSPTSPSYSPTSPSYSPSSPTYSPSSPYSSGASPDYSPSAGYSPTLPGYSPSSTGQYTPHEGDKNDKTGKDVSKNDKSNP, encoded by the exons ATGGATACACGTTTTCCGTTCTCTCCGGCCGAGGTCTCCAAAGTCCGGGTGGTCCAGTTTGGCATCCTCAGCCCCGATGAGATC agGCAAATGTCTGTTATACATGTTGAGCATAGTGAGACGACAGAGAAGGGTAAACCTAAGGTGGGAGGATTGAGTGATATCCGGCTTGGTACGATTGATCGGAAGGTGAAGTGTGATACGTGTATGGCTAATATGGCTGAGTGCCCTGGGCACTTTGGCCATCTTGAGCTCGCCAAGCCAATGTATCATGTCGGTTTTATGAAGACTGTATTAAGTATCATGAGATGTGTCTGCTTCAATTGCTCCAAGATTTTAGCTGATGAG GAGGAGCACAAGTTTAAGCAGGCTATGAAGATAAAGAATCCCAAAAACAGGCTTAAGAAGATTCTGGATGCTTGCAAAAACAAGACCAAAtgtgatggtggtgatgaaaTGGATGATGTCCATAACAAAGACACGGACGAACCTGTAAAAAAGAGCCGTGGTGGATGTGGTGCACAGCAACCAAAGCTGACTATTGAAGGTATGAAGATGATTGCAGAGTACAAAATTCCAAGGAAGAAAACTGACGAGCCGGATCAGCTTCCAGAGCCTGCAGAAAGGAAACAGACACTTGGTGCTGATAGG GTTCTGAGTGTTTTAAAGAGGATTAGTGATGCGGATTGCCAACTATTAGGGTTCAACCCTAAGTTTGCTCGCCCTGACTGGATGATTCTTGAAGTCCTCCCTATTCCTCCACCTCCTGTCAGACCATCTGTAATGATGGATGCCACTTCCAGAAGTGAG GATGacttgacccatcagctagccATGATTATTCGACACAATGAGAACTTGAAAAGACAGGAAAAAAATGGGGCGCCAGCTCATATTATATCAGAGTTTACACAGCTCTTGCAGTTTCATATAGCTACCTATTTTGATAATGAGTTACCTGGACAGCCAAGG GCTACTCAAAAATCAGGGAGGCCTATTAAGTCAATATGTAGTAGGCTGAAGGCAAAGGAAGGTAGAATCAGGGGAAACTTGATGGGAAAACGTGTTGATTTTTCGGCACGTACTGTTATTACACCAGATCCAACAATAAATATTGATGAACTTGGTGTACCCTGGAGTATTGCTCTGAATCTCACATACCCAGAAACTGTGACTCCATATAACATTGAAAG ATTAAAGGAGCTCGTTGATTATGGGCCACATCCTCCACCTGGCAAGACTGGAGCGAAATATATCATTAGGGATGATGGCCAAAGGCTAGATCTTCGGTACCTTAAAAAGAGCAGTGATCATCATTTGGAACTTGGATACAAA GTTGAGCGACATTTACAGGATGGTgattttgttctgtttaatCGTCAACCAAGTCTGCACAAAATGTCAATCATGGGTCACAGGATTCGGATTATGCCATATTCCACTTTCCGTCTGAATTTATCTGTCACTTCGCCTTACAATGCTGATTTCGATGGGGATGAGATGAACATGCATGTACCACAATCATTCGAGACCAGAGCCGAGGTGTTAGAGCTGATGATGGTTCCTAAATGTATCGTCTCTCCCCAGGCGAACCGGCCTGTGATGGGAATTGTGCAGGATACTCTCCTAGGGTGCcgtaaaattacaaaaagagataCCTTCATAGAGAAG GATGTATTCATGAATACGCTTATGTGGTGGGAAGATTTCGACGGGAAAGTTCCAGCTCCTGCAATTCTGAAGCCACGTCCTCTTTGGACTGGCAAACAAGTTTTTAATCTTATCATACCAAAACAGATAAATCTGTTGAGGTACTCCGCCTGGCACTCAGATTCAGAGACTGGATTCATAACTCCGGGGGATACCCAGGTGCGAATTGAAAGAGGGGAACTTCTTGCTGGAACTCTTTGCAAAAAGGCCCTTGGTACATCTAATGGAAGTCTCGTGCATGTCATTTG GGAAGAGGTTGGTCCTGATGCAGCCAGGAAATTCCTTGGTCATACTCAGTGGCTTGTAAATTACTGGCTTCTGCAGAATGGTTTTACCATTGGAATTGGTGACACAATTGCTGATTCATCTACGATGGAGAAAATCAATGAAACTATTTCTAACGCAAAAACTGCTGTCAAAGATCTAATCCGGCAGTTCCAGGAAAAGAAATTGGACCCTGAACCCGGCCGAACTATGACAGAGACATTTGAGAACAGGGTTAATCAG GTCTTGAATAAAGCTCGTGATGATGCTGGAAGTAGTGCTCAAAAGAGTTTAGCAGAAACCAATAACCTTAAGGCTATGGTGACAGCAGGATCGAAAGGAAGTTTCATTAATATTTCTCAAATGACAGCGTGTGTCGGCCAGCAAAATGTTGAAGGGAAGCGGATTCCATTTGGATTTGATGGTCGAACATTGCCACATTTCACCAAAGATGATTATGGTCCTGAGAGTCGTGGATTTGTAGAGAATTCGTACCTTCGTGGTCTGACACCTCAAGAGTTCTTTTTCCATGCCATGGGAGGAAGGGAAGGTCTTATTGATACTGCTGTGAAGACATCAGAAACTGGATACATCCAGAGGCGTTTGGTAAAGGCTATGGAGGATATTATGGTTAAATATGATGGGACAGTCCGGAACTCGTTGGGTGATGTTATTCAATTTCTCTATGGTGAAGATGGTATGGATGCTGTATGGATTGAATCACAGAAGCTGGATTCCTTGAAAATGAAGAAATCGGAGTTCGATAGGACTTTCAAGTATGAGATCGACGATGAAAACTGGAATCCTACATACCTAAGTGATGAACATCTTGAGGACTTGAAAGGGATTCGGGAGTTGCGTGATGTATTTGATGCGGAATATCAGAAGCTTGAGACTGACAGATTCCAACTTGGGACAGAAATTGCAACAAATGGTGATAGCACTTGGCCATTGCCTGTTAACATCAAGAGGCATATCTGGAATGCGCAGAAGACTTTCAAGATCGACTTGCGGAAGATTTCGGATATGCACCCTGTTGAAATTGTAGATGCGGTTGATAAACTACAAGAGAGGCTGTTGGTTGTTCCTGGTGATGATGCATTGAGTGTGGAAGCACAGAAAAATGCAACACTGTTCTTTAACATTTTGCTTCGCAGCACTCTTGCTAGTAAAAGAGTATTGGAGGAATACAAGCTCAGCCGCGAGGCTTTTGAGTGGGTCATTGGTGAAATAGAATCGAGGTTCTTACAGTCGCTAGTGGCCCCAGGAGAAATGATTGGTTGTGTTGCTGCTCAATCAATTGGAGAACCTGCTACGCAGATGACTCTTAACACCTTCCATTATGCTGGTGTCAGTGCAAAGAACGTTACACTCGGTGTTCCCAGGTTGCGTGAAATTATTAATGTAGCTAAAAGGATCAAAACACCGTCCCTATCAGTCTATCTCACACCGGAGGCTAGCAAGTCAAAAGAAGGGGCTAAGACTGTTCAGTGTGCTTTGGAGTATACTACTCTCAGGAGTGTCACTCAAGCTACGGAAGTCTGGTATGACCCAGATCCAATGAGTACTATCATTGAGGAGGACTTCGAATTTGTGAGGTCCTACTACGAAATGCCAGATGAAGATGTTTCTCCGGATAAAATATCTCCTTGGCTGCTTCGTATAGAGTTGAATCGCGAGATGATGGTTGATAAGAAGTTGAGTATGGCGGATATTGCGGAAAAGATCAACCTTGAGTTTGATGATGATCTGACTTGTATATTCAATGATGATAATGCCCAAAAACTGATCCTTCGAATTCGTATTATGAACGATGAGGGGCCTAAGGGAGAATTGCAAGATGAATCAGCTGAAGATGATGTTTTCCTTAAAAAGATTGAGAGCAACATGCTGACGGAAATGGCGCTCAGAGGAATTCCAGACATCAACAAAGTTTTCATTAAACAGGTTAGAAAAAGCAGGTTTGATGTGGAGGGTGGATTTAAGACATCTGAAGAGTGGATGTTAGACACAGAAGGTGTTAATCTCTTAGCTGTTATGTGCCACGAAGATGTGGATCCAAAGAGGACAACAAGCAATCACTTGATTGAAATTATTGAAGTTCTCGGAATCGAGGCAGTTCGCCGTGCTTTGTTGGATGAACTCCGGGTTGTGATTTCCTTTGATGGCTCTTATGTGAATTACCGCCATCTTGCCATCTTGTGTGATACCATGACCTATCGCGGTCATCTAATGGCTATCACTCGACATGGTATCAATAGAAATGACACTGGGCCTCTGATGAGATGCTCTTTTGAAGAAACAGTTGATATTCTGTTAGATGCTGCAGCTTATGCTGAGACAGACTGCTTGCGGGGTGTTACTGAGAATATAATGCTGGGTCAACTTGCACCAATTGGAACAGGAGATTGTGAACTGTATCTGAATGATGAGATGCTGAAGAATGCTATTGAACTCCAGCTCCCTAGCTATATGGATGGTCTAGAATTTGGAATGACTCCTGCTCGTTCACCAATATCAGGCACTCCTTACCATGAAGGCATGATGTCCCCGAACTACCTGTTGAGTCCAAATATGCGTTTGTCGCCAATGTCAGATGCACAGTTTTCTCCATATGTTGGCGGAATGGCCTTTTCGCCTTCTTCATCTCCAGGCTATAGCCCGTCATCTCCTGGCTACAGTCCTACTTCCCCTGGTTACAGTCCCACTTCACCTGGATATAGCCCGACTTCTCCCGGTTATAGTCCCACTTCGCCTACCTACAGTCCCAGTTCTCCTGGCTATAGTCCAACAAGCCCTGCTTATTCTCCTACAAGTCCTTCCTATTCTCCCACCTCTCCGAGCTACAGCCCCACGTCTCCAAGCTACAGTCCAACGTCTCCAAGCTACAGTCCAACATCTCCTAGCTACAGCCCAACATCACCAAGCTACAGCCCGACTTCGCCTGCTTACAGCCCAACATCACCTGCTTATAGCCCGACTTCACCTGCATACAGTCCAACCTCTCCTTCTTACAGTCCAACATCGCCATCTTACAGTCCAACATCGCCTTCTTACAGCCCTACCTCACCATCCTATAGTCCCACATCACCATCTTACAGTCCTACTTCACCTGCATACAGCCCCACTTCTCCTGGCTACAGCCCAACTTCACCAAGTTACAGTCCAACATCACCAAGCTATGGTCCTACGTCTCCAAGCTACAACCCTCAGTCTGCTAAATATAGCCCATCTCTTGCTTACTCTCCTAGCAATGCAAGACTATCACCATCTAGTCCCTACAGTCCTACATCTCCAAGCTACAG CCCGACATCGCCATCATACTCACCCACATCTCCATCTTACTCACCTTCGAGTCCAACATACAGTCCCAGCAG CCCTTACAGCTCAGGAGCAAGCCCTGACTACAGCCCAAGCGCAGGCTACTCGCCAACACTTCCGGGTTATTCACCATCATCCACGGGTCAGTATACACCACATGAGGGCGATAAAAATGACAAGACTGGGAAAGATGTCAGTAAGAATGATAAAAGCAACCcttga
- the LOC104729611 gene encoding DNA-directed RNA polymerase II subunit 1 isoform X1: MSVIHVEHSETTEKGKPKVGGLSDIRLGTIDRKVKCDTCMANMAECPGHFGHLELAKPMYHVGFMKTVLSIMRCVCFNCSKILADEEEHKFKQAMKIKNPKNRLKKILDACKNKTKCDGGDEMDDVHNKDTDEPVKKSRGGCGAQQPKLTIEGMKMIAEYKIPRKKTDEPDQLPEPAERKQTLGADRVLSVLKRISDADCQLLGFNPKFARPDWMILEVLPIPPPPVRPSVMMDATSRSEDDLTHQLAMIIRHNENLKRQEKNGAPAHIISEFTQLLQFHIATYFDNELPGQPRATQKSGRPIKSICSRLKAKEGRIRGNLMGKRVDFSARTVITPDPTINIDELGVPWSIALNLTYPETVTPYNIERLKELVDYGPHPPPGKTGAKYIIRDDGQRLDLRYLKKSSDHHLELGYKVERHLQDGDFVLFNRQPSLHKMSIMGHRIRIMPYSTFRLNLSVTSPYNADFDGDEMNMHVPQSFETRAEVLELMMVPKCIVSPQANRPVMGIVQDTLLGCRKITKRDTFIEKDVFMNTLMWWEDFDGKVPAPAILKPRPLWTGKQVFNLIIPKQINLLRYSAWHSDSETGFITPGDTQVRIERGELLAGTLCKKALGTSNGSLVHVIWEEVGPDAARKFLGHTQWLVNYWLLQNGFTIGIGDTIADSSTMEKINETISNAKTAVKDLIRQFQEKKLDPEPGRTMTETFENRVNQVLNKARDDAGSSAQKSLAETNNLKAMVTAGSKGSFINISQMTACVGQQNVEGKRIPFGFDGRTLPHFTKDDYGPESRGFVENSYLRGLTPQEFFFHAMGGREGLIDTAVKTSETGYIQRRLVKAMEDIMVKYDGTVRNSLGDVIQFLYGEDGMDAVWIESQKLDSLKMKKSEFDRTFKYEIDDENWNPTYLSDEHLEDLKGIRELRDVFDAEYQKLETDRFQLGTEIATNGDSTWPLPVNIKRHIWNAQKTFKIDLRKISDMHPVEIVDAVDKLQERLLVVPGDDALSVEAQKNATLFFNILLRSTLASKRVLEEYKLSREAFEWVIGEIESRFLQSLVAPGEMIGCVAAQSIGEPATQMTLNTFHYAGVSAKNVTLGVPRLREIINVAKRIKTPSLSVYLTPEASKSKEGAKTVQCALEYTTLRSVTQATEVWYDPDPMSTIIEEDFEFVRSYYEMPDEDVSPDKISPWLLRIELNREMMVDKKLSMADIAEKINLEFDDDLTCIFNDDNAQKLILRIRIMNDEGPKGELQDESAEDDVFLKKIESNMLTEMALRGIPDINKVFIKQVRKSRFDVEGGFKTSEEWMLDTEGVNLLAVMCHEDVDPKRTTSNHLIEIIEVLGIEAVRRALLDELRVVISFDGSYVNYRHLAILCDTMTYRGHLMAITRHGINRNDTGPLMRCSFEETVDILLDAAAYAETDCLRGVTENIMLGQLAPIGTGDCELYLNDEMLKNAIELQLPSYMDGLEFGMTPARSPISGTPYHEGMMSPNYLLSPNMRLSPMSDAQFSPYVGGMAFSPSSSPGYSPSSPGYSPTSPGYSPTSPGYSPTSPGYSPTSPTYSPSSPGYSPTSPAYSPTSPSYSPTSPSYSPTSPSYSPTSPSYSPTSPSYSPTSPSYSPTSPAYSPTSPAYSPTSPAYSPTSPSYSPTSPSYSPTSPSYSPTSPSYSPTSPSYSPTSPAYSPTSPGYSPTSPSYSPTSPSYGPTSPSYNPQSAKYSPSLAYSPSNARLSPSSPYSPTSPSYSPTSPSYSPTSPSYSPSSPTYSPSSPYSSGASPDYSPSAGYSPTLPGYSPSSTGQYTPHEGDKNDKTGKDVSKNDKSNP; this comes from the exons ATGTCTGTTATACATGTTGAGCATAGTGAGACGACAGAGAAGGGTAAACCTAAGGTGGGAGGGTTGAGTGATATCCGGCTTGGTACAATTGATCGGAAGGTGAAATGTGATACATGTATGGCTAATATGGCTGAGTGCCCTGGGCACTTTGGCCATCTCGAGCTCGCCAAGCCAATGTATCATGTCGGTTTTATGAAGACTGTGTTAAGTATCATGAGATGTGTCTGCTTCAATTGCTCCAAGATTTTAGCTGATGAG GAGGAGCACAAGTTTAAGCAGGCTATGAAGATAAAGAATCCCAAAAACAGGCTTAAGAAGATTCTGGATGCTTGCAAAAACAAGACCAAAtgtgatggtggtgatgaaaTGGATGATGTCCATAACAAAGACACGGACGAACCTGTAAAAAAGAGCCGTGGTGGATGTGGTGCACAGCAACCAAAGCTGACTATTGAAGGTATGAAGATGATTGCAGAGTACAAAATTCCAAGGAAGAAAACTGACGAGCCGGATCAGCTTCCAGAGCCTGCAGAAAGGAAACAGACACTTGGTGCTGATAGG GTTCTGAGTGTTTTAAAGAGGATTAGTGATGCGGATTGCCAACTATTAGGGTTCAACCCTAAGTTTGCTCGCCCTGACTGGATGATTCTTGAAGTCCTCCCTATTCCTCCACCTCCTGTCAGACCATCTGTAATGATGGATGCCACTTCCAGAAGTGAG GATGacttgacccatcagctagccATGATTATTCGACACAATGAGAACTTGAAAAGACAGGAAAAAAATGGGGCGCCAGCTCATATTATATCAGAGTTTACACAGCTCTTGCAGTTTCATATAGCTACCTATTTTGATAATGAGTTACCTGGACAGCCAAGG GCTACTCAAAAATCAGGGAGGCCTATTAAGTCAATATGTAGTAGGCTGAAGGCAAAGGAAGGTAGAATCAGGGGAAACTTGATGGGAAAACGTGTTGATTTTTCGGCACGTACTGTTATTACACCAGATCCAACAATAAATATTGATGAACTTGGTGTACCCTGGAGTATTGCTCTGAATCTCACATACCCAGAAACTGTGACTCCATATAACATTGAAAG ATTAAAGGAGCTCGTTGATTATGGGCCACATCCTCCACCTGGCAAGACTGGAGCGAAATATATCATTAGGGATGATGGCCAAAGGCTAGATCTTCGGTACCTTAAAAAGAGCAGTGATCATCATTTGGAACTTGGATACAAA GTTGAGCGACATTTACAGGATGGTgattttgttctgtttaatCGTCAACCAAGTCTGCACAAAATGTCAATCATGGGTCACAGGATTCGGATTATGCCATATTCCACTTTCCGTCTGAATTTATCTGTCACTTCGCCTTACAATGCTGATTTCGATGGGGATGAGATGAACATGCATGTACCACAATCATTCGAGACCAGAGCCGAGGTGTTAGAGCTGATGATGGTTCCTAAATGTATCGTCTCTCCCCAGGCGAACCGGCCTGTGATGGGAATTGTGCAGGATACTCTCCTAGGGTGCcgtaaaattacaaaaagagataCCTTCATAGAGAAG GATGTATTCATGAATACGCTTATGTGGTGGGAAGATTTCGACGGGAAAGTTCCAGCTCCTGCAATTCTGAAGCCACGTCCTCTTTGGACTGGCAAACAAGTTTTTAATCTTATCATACCAAAACAGATAAATCTGTTGAGGTACTCCGCCTGGCACTCAGATTCAGAGACTGGATTCATAACTCCGGGGGATACCCAGGTGCGAATTGAAAGAGGGGAACTTCTTGCTGGAACTCTTTGCAAAAAGGCCCTTGGTACATCTAATGGAAGTCTCGTGCATGTCATTTG GGAAGAGGTTGGTCCTGATGCAGCCAGGAAATTCCTTGGTCATACTCAGTGGCTTGTAAATTACTGGCTTCTGCAGAATGGTTTTACCATTGGAATTGGTGACACAATTGCTGATTCATCTACGATGGAGAAAATCAATGAAACTATTTCTAACGCAAAAACTGCTGTCAAAGATCTAATCCGGCAGTTCCAGGAAAAGAAATTGGACCCTGAACCCGGCCGAACTATGACAGAGACATTTGAGAACAGGGTTAATCAG GTCTTGAATAAAGCTCGTGATGATGCTGGAAGTAGTGCTCAAAAGAGTTTAGCAGAAACCAATAACCTTAAGGCTATGGTGACAGCAGGATCGAAAGGAAGTTTCATTAATATTTCTCAAATGACAGCGTGTGTCGGCCAGCAAAATGTTGAAGGGAAGCGGATTCCATTTGGATTTGATGGTCGAACATTGCCACATTTCACCAAAGATGATTATGGTCCTGAGAGTCGTGGATTTGTAGAGAATTCGTACCTTCGTGGTCTGACACCTCAAGAGTTCTTTTTCCATGCCATGGGAGGAAGGGAAGGTCTTATTGATACTGCTGTGAAGACATCAGAAACTGGATACATCCAGAGGCGTTTGGTAAAGGCTATGGAGGATATTATGGTTAAATATGATGGGACAGTCCGGAACTCGTTGGGTGATGTTATTCAATTTCTCTATGGTGAAGATGGTATGGATGCTGTATGGATTGAATCACAGAAGCTGGATTCCTTGAAAATGAAGAAATCGGAGTTCGATAGGACTTTCAAGTATGAGATCGACGATGAAAACTGGAATCCTACATACCTAAGTGATGAACATCTTGAGGACTTGAAAGGGATTCGGGAGTTGCGTGATGTATTTGATGCGGAATATCAGAAGCTTGAGACTGACAGATTCCAACTTGGGACAGAAATTGCAACAAATGGTGATAGCACTTGGCCATTGCCTGTTAACATCAAGAGGCATATCTGGAATGCGCAGAAGACTTTCAAGATCGACTTGCGGAAGATTTCGGATATGCACCCTGTTGAAATTGTAGATGCGGTTGATAAACTACAAGAGAGGCTGTTGGTTGTTCCTGGTGATGATGCATTGAGTGTGGAAGCACAGAAAAATGCAACACTGTTCTTTAACATTTTGCTTCGCAGCACTCTTGCTAGTAAAAGAGTATTGGAGGAATACAAGCTCAGCCGCGAGGCTTTTGAGTGGGTCATTGGTGAAATAGAATCGAGGTTCTTACAGTCGCTAGTGGCCCCAGGAGAAATGATTGGTTGTGTTGCTGCTCAATCAATTGGAGAACCTGCTACGCAGATGACTCTTAACACCTTCCATTATGCTGGTGTCAGTGCAAAGAACGTTACACTCGGTGTTCCCAGGTTGCGTGAAATTATTAATGTAGCTAAAAGGATCAAAACACCGTCCCTATCAGTCTATCTCACACCGGAGGCTAGCAAGTCAAAAGAAGGGGCTAAGACTGTTCAGTGTGCTTTGGAGTATACTACTCTCAGGAGTGTCACTCAAGCTACGGAAGTCTGGTATGACCCAGATCCAATGAGTACTATCATTGAGGAGGACTTCGAATTTGTGAGGTCCTACTACGAAATGCCAGATGAAGATGTTTCTCCGGATAAAATATCTCCTTGGCTGCTTCGTATAGAGTTGAATCGCGAGATGATGGTTGATAAGAAGTTGAGTATGGCGGATATTGCGGAAAAGATCAACCTTGAGTTTGATGATGATCTGACTTGTATATTCAATGATGATAATGCCCAAAAACTGATCCTTCGAATTCGTATTATGAACGATGAGGGGCCTAAGGGAGAATTGCAAGATGAATCAGCTGAAGATGATGTTTTCCTTAAAAAGATTGAGAGCAACATGCTGACGGAAATGGCGCTCAGAGGAATTCCAGACATCAACAAAGTTTTCATTAAACAGGTTAGAAAAAGCAGGTTTGATGTGGAGGGTGGATTTAAGACATCTGAAGAGTGGATGTTAGACACAGAAGGTGTTAATCTCTTAGCTGTTATGTGCCACGAAGATGTGGATCCAAAGAGGACAACAAGCAATCACTTGATTGAAATTATTGAAGTTCTCGGAATCGAGGCAGTTCGCCGTGCTTTGTTGGATGAACTCCGGGTTGTGATTTCCTTTGATGGCTCTTATGTGAATTACCGCCATCTTGCCATCTTGTGTGATACCATGACCTATCGCGGTCATCTAATGGCTATCACTCGACATGGTATCAATAGAAATGACACTGGGCCTCTGATGAGATGCTCTTTTGAAGAAACAGTTGATATTCTGTTAGATGCTGCAGCTTATGCTGAGACAGACTGCTTGCGGGGTGTTACTGAGAATATAATGCTGGGTCAACTTGCACCAATTGGAACAGGAGATTGTGAACTGTATCTGAATGATGAGATGCTGAAGAATGCTATTGAACTCCAGCTCCCTAGCTATATGGATGGTCTAGAATTTGGAATGACTCCTGCTCGTTCACCAATATCAGGCACTCCTTACCATGAAGGCATGATGTCCCCGAACTACCTGTTGAGTCCAAATATGCGTTTGTCGCCAATGTCAGATGCACAGTTTTCTCCATATGTTGGCGGAATGGCCTTTTCGCCTTCTTCATCTCCAGGCTATAGCCCGTCATCTCCTGGCTACAGTCCTACTTCCCCTGGTTACAGTCCCACTTCACCTGGATATAGCCCGACTTCTCCCGGTTATAGTCCCACTTCGCCTACCTACAGTCCCAGTTCTCCTGGCTATAGTCCAACAAGCCCTGCTTATTCTCCTACAAGTCCTTCCTATTCTCCCACCTCTCCGAGCTACAGCCCCACGTCTCCAAGCTACAGTCCAACGTCTCCAAGCTACAGTCCAACATCTCCTAGCTACAGCCCAACATCACCAAGCTACAGCCCGACTTCGCCTGCTTACAGCCCAACATCACCTGCTTATAGCCCGACTTCACCTGCATACAGTCCAACCTCTCCTTCTTACAGTCCAACATCGCCATCTTACAGTCCAACATCGCCTTCTTACAGCCCTACCTCACCATCCTATAGTCCCACATCACCATCTTACAGTCCTACTTCACCTGCATACAGCCCCACTTCTCCTGGCTACAGCCCAACTTCACCAAGTTACAGTCCAACATCACCAAGCTATGGTCCTACGTCTCCAAGCTACAACCCTCAGTCTGCTAAATATAGCCCATCTCTTGCTTACTCTCCTAGCAATGCAAGACTATCACCATCTAGTCCCTACAGTCCTACATCTCCAAGCTACAG CCCGACATCGCCATCATACTCACCCACATCTCCATCTTACTCACCTTCGAGTCCAACATACAGTCCCAGCAG CCCTTACAGCTCAGGAGCAAGCCCTGACTACAGCCCAAGCGCAGGCTACTCGCCAACACTTCCGGGTTATTCACCATCATCCACGGGTCAGTATACACCACATGAGGGCGATAAAAATGACAAGACTGGGAAAGATGTCAGTAAGAATGATAAAAGCAACCcttga